Proteins co-encoded in one Campylobacter ornithocola genomic window:
- a CDS encoding twin-arginine translocation signal domain-containing protein — MEANQRRDFLKKSLKIGALGVVAGASVNALAKDDYQEQNTVVLGKSTKKEVLYKKTMHWEKYYKIAY; from the coding sequence ATGGAGGCCAATCAAAGAAGGGATTTTTTAAAAAAATCTTTGAAAATTGGTGCTTTAGGGGTAGTAGCTGGAGCGAGTGTAAATGCTTTAGCTAAAGATGATTACCAAGAGCAAAATACTGTAGTTTTGGGAAAAAGTACTAAAAAAGAAGTACTTTATAAAAAGACTATGCATTGGGAAAAATACTACAAAATAGCTTATTAA
- a CDS encoding winged helix-turn-helix domain-containing protein: MEELILQIQKNLDENNKLTCKKALELLKQYSKEDFQTAIKELGVKISDCELGQFGKLSKNIAKSEILEKLETKLDSKRRISCKDALECAKDFNMADIRATLKTYKIDVKHCELGCFEEKKGKKFHIKSKIWIENSDGELLFGKGKTDILELVGECGSISQVAKQLGINYKKAWLYIQDLEKNMKEELLIAKKGRGSEAGSKLTPRAYELIQNFKILQQDVEEYTNKRFKELFFKKNQEKDKT; encoded by the coding sequence ATGGAAGAGCTAATTTTACAAATTCAAAAAAATCTTGATGAAAATAATAAACTTACTTGTAAAAAAGCACTAGAACTTTTAAAACAATATTCTAAAGAAGATTTTCAAACTGCTATAAAAGAATTAGGTGTAAAAATTTCAGATTGTGAGCTAGGTCAATTTGGCAAGTTAAGCAAAAATATAGCAAAAAGTGAAATTTTAGAAAAATTAGAAACAAAATTAGATTCTAAGCGTCGTATATCATGTAAAGATGCTTTAGAATGTGCTAAAGACTTTAATATGGCTGATATTAGAGCCACACTTAAAACTTATAAAATTGATGTTAAACACTGTGAACTTGGTTGTTTTGAAGAAAAAAAAGGTAAAAAGTTTCATATAAAAAGTAAAATTTGGATAGAAAATTCTGATGGAGAATTACTTTTTGGTAAAGGTAAAACAGATATTTTAGAATTAGTAGGAGAATGTGGAAGTATTTCTCAAGTAGCTAAGCAATTAGGGATTAATTATAAAAAAGCATGGCTTTATATACAAGATTTAGAAAAAAACATGAAAGAAGAATTACTCATTGCTAAAAAAGGAAGAGGAAGTGAAGCTGGTAGTAAACTTACTCCAAGAGCATATGAGTTAATTCAAAATTTTAAAATTTTACAACAAGATGTAGAAGAATATACTAATAAACGCTTTAAAGAATTATTTTTTAAGAAAAATCAAGAAAAAGACAAAACTTAA
- the yedF gene encoding sulfurtransferase-like selenium metabolism protein YedF: MKIDCRDLACPRPVIETKKALEELKENENLEILLNSQASKENVMRFLKSLNLEFSVKDLDDESIISIVKDSNIAQTQEKNLQEYNVLFLKSDKVGEGELGKNLMLGFLKTLKDLPNKPVKILCVNDSVLMNVDCSHMAFEAMKELENLGVEIYSCGACLEFFGKTQELKIGKIGNAYEILNELFGKAKIISL; encoded by the coding sequence ATGAAAATTGATTGTAGAGACTTAGCTTGTCCGCGTCCTGTGATAGAAACAAAAAAAGCTTTAGAAGAGTTAAAAGAAAATGAAAATTTAGAGATTCTTTTAAATTCTCAAGCTTCTAAAGAAAATGTAATGAGATTTTTAAAATCTTTAAATTTGGAATTTAGTGTTAAAGATTTAGATGATGAAAGTATTATTAGCATCGTAAAAGATAGTAATATAGCTCAAACTCAAGAAAAAAATCTGCAAGAATATAATGTATTATTTCTAAAAAGTGATAAAGTAGGTGAAGGAGAGTTAGGTAAAAATTTAATGTTAGGTTTTTTAAAAACCCTAAAAGATTTACCTAATAAACCTGTAAAAATCCTTTGTGTCAATGATAGTGTTTTGATGAATGTTGATTGCTCTCATATGGCTTTTGAAGCTATGAAGGAGCTTGAAAATTTAGGAGTTGAAATTTACAGCTGTGGGGCATGTTTGGAGTTTTTTGGCAAAACTCAAGAGCTTAAAATAGGTAAAATAGGTAATGCCTATGAAATTTTAAATGAACTTTTTGGAAAGGCAAAGATTATTTCTTTATGA
- a CDS encoding molecular chaperone TorD family protein translates to MIQDIDLSRKYFYEFFSKAFNFIDENEFKIWHEQVLVLAQSPLDDSLRSDFEKLSSCDFVSFKEEQNAVFFDFSYVNVPISASFYDEGRDDGKMKLQACEIIRKTKFRKKEDCRQSEDEFGFLFAFIASIIEHDLKVTQQLFRFVINPVIDEFIEKLQIHKNSNFYICIANIMKVFFTNERAYLEVQAPIKKEGKSIADEALQRLPYEPRLPTKFSKTNIEELSKL, encoded by the coding sequence ATGATACAAGATATTGATCTTTCGCGTAAATATTTTTATGAATTTTTTTCAAAAGCTTTTAATTTTATTGATGAAAATGAATTTAAAATTTGGCACGAGCAAGTTTTAGTTTTAGCTCAAAGCCCTTTAGATGATAGTTTAAGATCTGATTTTGAAAAACTTAGCTCATGTGATTTTGTAAGTTTTAAAGAAGAGCAAAATGCTGTATTTTTTGATTTTTCTTATGTGAATGTACCTATTAGCGCTTCTTTTTACGATGAGGGCAGAGATGATGGTAAAATGAAACTTCAAGCTTGCGAAATCATTAGAAAAACCAAATTTAGAAAAAAAGAAGATTGTAGACAAAGTGAAGATGAATTTGGCTTTTTATTTGCTTTTATAGCAAGTATTATTGAGCATGATTTAAAAGTTACACAGCAATTATTTCGTTTTGTGATAAATCCTGTAATAGATGAATTTATAGAAAAATTGCAAATTCATAAAAACTCAAATTTTTATATTTGCATTGCTAATATTATGAAAGTTTTTTTTACAAATGAAAGAGCTTATTTAGAAGTGCAAGCGCCTATAAAAAAAGAAGGTAAAAGTATAGCAGATGAGGCTTTACAAAGACTTCCTTATGAACCAAGACTTCCTACTAAATTTAGTAAAACAAATATAGAAGAACTTAGTAAATTATAA
- a CDS encoding formate dehydrogenase subunit alpha, translated as MALARRNFLKLAGIASLGSAAFGSENKAIRVASEQEVANPYPDSKIVRTICSICSAGCGIKAEVQDGVWVRQENAIEHPISQGSHCCKGIDQIDLTKSKQRIKYPMKKENGKWVRLTWEQAINEIGDKMLEIRKENGPDSVMFLGSAKFNNQQAYYFRKFAAFWGTNNIDHVARIUHSATVAGVANTWGYGAMTNHFGDVTKHSKMMIIFGANTAVANPIGFKHLLQAKDRNNAKLVVVDPVFTKTAVHADEYVRIRPGTDIALVYGMLHLIFKNGWEDKELIKTRTYGVEEIKAEAAKWTPEVVEDVTGVPAAQLEKITRMLATIKPATLFWALGITQHSVGSSNTRILAILQLVLGNIGKPGAGTNIIRGHDNVQGATDMGCLADTLPAYYGLDDNAWNHFSNVWNVEREYLNSRFYSKEWMHEKGFSLAKWWQGVLHEEKTYSNSPIRVLWVQGTGITSMAHTVKIQEALKKLDMIVIAEPFVNEVAVLADRPDGIYIIPASTQFETEGYVTATNRAMQWRSQVVKPIYESKEDQEIMFAFAKKFGFYKEYTRGMKMELKDHKLVQTRDDSDDNFVWPDDATREMSNGLLSIGLRGISAERLRKHQQNWEHFDPDTQRGLGGEVKGEYYGLPWPCWDKQHPGTSIMWNTDIPYEEGGMGFRNRFGLEHDGHSQLADDSFTPKGCKVKGGYPQITKENIEKVFNIKLSDKEKELMGASWSTDISGIILEKCREKSACCLGNARARMKVWEFADPIPLHREPIHSPRWDLVKKYPTWGDQEKNFRVESKFISEQQKTDWSKEFPTIISSMRLVNLSGAGMLERTSKYLAAITPEMFANVHPELALKYGINDGDMMWIHSPQGTKIKVKCVHNHSVTPDRICLPYNFAGIMQGVDLSYNYPEGTKPYTIGESSNTVTNYGFDINTQISEFNAGLCRLEKA; from the coding sequence ATGGCATTAGCAAGAAGAAATTTTCTTAAGCTTGCTGGTATTGCTAGTCTTGGAAGTGCGGCTTTTGGTAGTGAAAACAAAGCCATTAGAGTTGCAAGTGAGCAAGAAGTAGCAAATCCTTATCCAGATTCTAAGATTGTTAGAACAATCTGCAGTATCTGTAGTGCAGGCTGTGGAATTAAAGCAGAAGTGCAAGATGGAGTTTGGGTGCGTCAAGAAAACGCTATAGAACATCCTATTTCACAGGGATCACACTGCTGTAAAGGGATAGATCAAATCGATCTTACTAAATCAAAACAGCGTATTAAATATCCTATGAAAAAAGAAAACGGTAAATGGGTGCGTTTAACTTGGGAGCAAGCTATCAATGAAATTGGTGATAAAATGCTTGAAATCCGTAAAGAAAATGGACCTGATAGCGTTATGTTTTTAGGTTCGGCTAAATTTAATAACCAACAAGCTTATTATTTTAGAAAATTTGCAGCATTTTGGGGTACTAATAATATAGACCACGTTGCTAGAATTTGACACAGCGCAACAGTCGCCGGTGTGGCGAATACATGGGGTTATGGCGCTATGACAAATCATTTTGGTGATGTGACTAAACACTCAAAAATGATGATTATTTTTGGTGCAAATACTGCTGTGGCAAATCCTATTGGATTTAAACACTTATTACAAGCAAAAGATCGTAATAATGCTAAATTAGTAGTTGTAGATCCTGTATTTACAAAAACTGCAGTGCATGCTGATGAATATGTGAGAATTCGTCCAGGTACAGATATAGCTTTAGTTTATGGTATGCTTCATTTGATCTTCAAAAATGGTTGGGAAGATAAAGAATTAATCAAAACTAGAACTTATGGAGTTGAAGAAATAAAAGCAGAAGCTGCTAAATGGACTCCTGAAGTTGTAGAAGATGTAACAGGTGTTCCGGCTGCTCAACTTGAAAAAATCACAAGAATGTTAGCTACAATTAAACCTGCTACGCTATTTTGGGCTTTAGGTATTACTCAACACTCAGTAGGTAGCTCTAATACAAGAATTCTAGCTATCTTACAACTCGTTCTTGGTAATATAGGCAAACCAGGCGCAGGAACAAACATCATTAGAGGTCATGATAATGTTCAAGGTGCTACTGATATGGGTTGTTTGGCTGATACCTTACCAGCTTATTATGGACTTGATGATAATGCTTGGAACCATTTCTCCAATGTATGGAATGTCGAAAGAGAGTATTTAAATTCAAGATTTTATTCTAAAGAATGGATGCATGAAAAAGGCTTTTCACTAGCAAAATGGTGGCAAGGTGTTTTACATGAAGAAAAAACTTATTCAAACTCACCTATCCGCGTACTTTGGGTGCAAGGAACGGGTATTACTTCTATGGCACATACGGTAAAAATTCAAGAAGCACTTAAAAAGCTTGATATGATCGTAATTGCTGAACCTTTTGTAAATGAGGTAGCAGTTTTAGCAGATCGCCCAGATGGTATTTATATCATTCCTGCTTCAACTCAATTTGAAACAGAAGGCTATGTGACTGCAACTAACCGTGCTATGCAATGGCGTTCTCAAGTAGTAAAACCAATTTATGAAAGTAAAGAAGATCAAGAGATTATGTTTGCTTTTGCTAAAAAATTTGGTTTTTATAAAGAATATACTCGTGGCATGAAAATGGAATTAAAAGATCATAAACTTGTACAAACAAGAGATGATAGTGATGATAATTTCGTATGGCCTGATGATGCTACAAGAGAAATGAGTAATGGTCTTTTAAGTATAGGTTTAAGAGGTATTTCAGCTGAGCGTCTAAGAAAACACCAACAAAATTGGGAGCATTTTGATCCTGATACTCAAAGAGGTCTTGGTGGTGAAGTTAAAGGTGAATACTATGGCTTACCTTGGCCTTGTTGGGATAAACAACACCCAGGTACTTCTATCATGTGGAATACTGATATACCTTATGAAGAAGGTGGTATGGGCTTTAGAAATCGCTTTGGTTTAGAGCATGATGGACATTCTCAGTTAGCAGATGATAGTTTTACTCCAAAAGGATGTAAAGTTAAAGGCGGATACCCACAAATTACTAAAGAAAATATCGAAAAAGTGTTTAATATTAAACTAAGTGATAAAGAAAAAGAACTAATGGGTGCTAGCTGGAGCACAGATATTTCAGGTATTATCTTAGAAAAATGTAGGGAAAAAAGTGCTTGTTGTTTAGGTAATGCAAGAGCTAGAATGAAAGTTTGGGAATTTGCTGATCCTATTCCACTACATAGAGAGCCTATTCACTCGCCTCGTTGGGATTTGGTTAAAAAATATCCTACTTGGGGTGATCAAGAGAAAAACTTTAGGGTTGAGAGTAAATTTATTAGTGAGCAACAAAAAACAGATTGGAGCAAAGAGTTTCCAACTATTATTTCAAGTATGCGCTTAGTAAATTTAAGCGGTGCGGGTATGCTTGAAAGAACTAGTAAATATCTTGCAGCTATTACACCTGAGATGTTTGCTAATGTACACCCTGAACTTGCTTTAAAATATGGCATAAATGATGGTGATATGATGTGGATTCATTCACCACAAGGCACTAAGATTAAAGTAAAATGTGTGCATAATCATTCAGTTACACCAGATAGAATTTGCTTGCCTTATAACTTTGCAGGTATTATGCAAGGTGTGGATTTAAGTTATAATTATCCTGAAGGCACTAAACCTTATACTATAGGGGAAAGTTCTAACACGGTTACTAACTATGGTTTTGATATAAATACGCAAATTTCTGAGTTTAATGCAGGACTTTGCAGACTTGAAAAGGCTTAA
- the selD gene encoding selenide, water dikinase SelD, with translation MIYKDQKLTHYVKAAGUAAKLDSVGLDKILGILKPHKNILSGVNNNEDASVYKLNEDLALVQTLDFITPVVDSAYHFGTIAAANALSDVFAMGAEVINALNIVGFDTCHFNNEILLEVLEGARAKVEEAGAVLVGGHTIENDEFIFGLSVTGVVHPKKFIANNSAKDGDVILLTKPIGSGIISTAIKASLLEKEKILKVVEQMSFLNLYASRILRGFKSLSALSDVTGFGLLGHLKEMLNKEIMIEVYKNEIPLIDDVLSMANMGIIPAGAYKNKDSLKTWVENLSEKDADIVFYDPQTSGGLLAALNEKEADEALKILKEHNIEAKIIAQCVKNTHNYLLLH, from the coding sequence ATGATATATAAAGATCAAAAACTAACCCATTATGTAAAAGCTGCGGGTTGAGCTGCCAAATTAGACTCGGTGGGTCTTGACAAAATTCTTGGCATTTTAAAACCGCATAAAAACATTTTAAGTGGTGTTAATAATAACGAAGATGCAAGTGTTTATAAGCTAAATGAAGATTTAGCTTTAGTGCAAACTCTTGATTTTATTACACCTGTGGTTGATAGTGCATATCATTTTGGCACTATAGCTGCTGCAAATGCCTTAAGTGATGTATTTGCTATGGGTGCTGAGGTGATTAATGCTTTAAATATTGTAGGCTTTGATACTTGTCATTTTAACAATGAAATTTTACTTGAAGTGTTAGAGGGTGCTAGAGCTAAGGTTGAAGAAGCAGGAGCTGTGCTAGTAGGTGGGCATACTATAGAAAATGATGAATTTATTTTTGGACTTAGTGTAACAGGCGTAGTTCATCCTAAGAAATTTATAGCTAATAATAGTGCAAAAGATGGCGATGTGATTTTACTTACCAAGCCCATAGGCAGTGGTATTATCAGCACTGCTATAAAAGCTAGTTTGCTAGAAAAAGAAAAAATTTTAAAAGTAGTAGAGCAAATGAGTTTTTTAAATTTATATGCAAGTCGTATTTTGAGAGGATTTAAAAGTCTTAGTGCTTTAAGTGATGTAACAGGTTTTGGTCTTTTGGGACATTTAAAAGAAATGTTAAATAAAGAGATTATGATAGAAGTATATAAAAACGAAATTCCTTTAATAGATGATGTTTTATCTATGGCTAATATGGGAATTATTCCTGCAGGAGCTTATAAAAATAAAGATAGTTTAAAAACTTGGGTTGAAAATTTAAGCGAAAAAGATGCGGATATAGTTTTTTATGATCCTCAAACCTCAGGTGGACTTTTAGCTGCCTTGAATGAAAAAGAAGCAGATGAAGCCTTAAAAATTTTAAAAGAACATAACATAGAAGCAAAAATCATTGCTCAATGTGTAAAAAATACTCATAATTATTTATTATTACACTAA
- the fdh3B gene encoding formate dehydrogenase FDH3 subunit beta → MARMKFYVDNNRCISCFACQVACSSAHEVPVGINRRKVITLNEGIEGKEFSTTLACQHCTDAPCEQVCPVKCFYIRADGIVLHDKKTCIGCGYCLYACPFGAPQFPRDGAFGIKGEMDKCTMCAGGPEPTNSHEERELYGQNRIAEGKVPMCAAVCSTNALLVGDAAEVSAMYRKRVLLKGQNLGLDAK, encoded by the coding sequence ATGGCTAGAATGAAATTTTATGTAGATAATAATCGCTGTATTTCTTGCTTTGCTTGTCAAGTAGCTTGTTCAAGTGCGCATGAAGTACCAGTGGGGATTAATAGAAGAAAAGTAATCACTCTAAATGAAGGTATAGAAGGCAAAGAGTTTTCAACAACTCTTGCTTGCCAACATTGTACAGATGCTCCATGTGAGCAAGTTTGTCCTGTAAAATGCTTTTATATTAGAGCTGATGGTATTGTTTTACATGATAAAAAAACTTGTATAGGTTGTGGATATTGTCTTTATGCTTGTCCTTTTGGTGCCCCACAATTTCCAAGAGATGGTGCTTTTGGCATTAAGGGTGAAATGGATAAATGTACTATGTGTGCAGGTGGTCCTGAGCCTACTAACTCTCATGAAGAAAGAGAGCTTTATGGACAAAATCGTATCGCAGAAGGTAAAGTGCCTATGTGTGCTGCGGTTTGTTCTACAAATGCACTTTTGGTTGGTGATGCAGCTGAAGTTAGTGCAATGTATAGGAAAAGAGTTTTGCTTAAGGGTCAAAATTTAGGACTTGATGCAAAATAA
- a CDS encoding formate dehydrogenase subunit gamma — protein MHRVILALLACFNFLFAQENFEVKNTQIWDVQRVMNIESYQNFGALWTKLQGEYIASAVLIILIVVISAFALHYMVIGPKKFSHDGKKIYAFSVFERLFHFVAAISWIILVPTGLIMIFGSYFGGGFFVRMCKNLHGIATILFIISIIPMLLCWIKRMLPASYDLRWMMIVGGYLSKEKKPVPAGKFNFGQKSWYYIAVFGGFLMIITGAFMFFLDFNSTSLQSIFGISHIDILRASAIIHNILGILCAVFFAIHIYMAVFAIKGSIHSMISGYKEEEEVYILHSYWYKELSDKKQINPSFTYDSKTKF, from the coding sequence ATGCATAGAGTTATACTAGCTCTTTTAGCCTGTTTTAACTTTCTATTTGCTCAAGAAAATTTTGAAGTTAAAAATACTCAAATTTGGGATGTGCAAAGAGTGATGAATATAGAAAGTTATCAAAATTTTGGTGCTTTGTGGACTAAACTACAAGGTGAGTATATTGCAAGTGCTGTTTTAATTATACTTATAGTGGTGATTTCGGCTTTTGCTTTGCACTATATGGTTATAGGTCCAAAGAAATTTTCTCATGATGGTAAGAAAATTTATGCTTTTTCGGTATTTGAAAGATTGTTTCATTTTGTAGCAGCAATCTCTTGGATTATCCTTGTGCCAACTGGACTTATTATGATTTTTGGATCGTATTTTGGTGGTGGATTTTTTGTAAGAATGTGTAAAAACTTACATGGTATCGCTACTATTTTGTTTATCATTTCTATCATTCCTATGCTTTTGTGTTGGATTAAAAGAATGCTTCCTGCAAGTTATGATTTAAGATGGATGATGATAGTGGGTGGATATTTAAGTAAAGAGAAAAAACCTGTGCCTGCAGGTAAGTTTAATTTTGGTCAAAAATCTTGGTATTATATAGCTGTTTTTGGTGGCTTTTTGATGATAATTACTGGTGCGTTTATGTTTTTCCTTGACTTTAACTCCACTTCTTTGCAGTCTATTTTTGGAATTTCTCATATAGATATTTTAAGAGCTTCAGCTATCATCCATAATATTTTGGGTATTTTATGTGCGGTATTTTTTGCTATTCATATTTATATGGCTGTATTTGCTATTAAAGGAAGTATCCACTCTATGATTAGTGGTTATAAAGAAGAAGAGGAAGTTTATATTTTACATTCTTATTGGTATAAAGAATTAAGCGATAAAAAGCAAATCAATCCATCATTTACTTACGATTCTAAAACAAAATTTTAA